From the Rhodoferax mekongensis genome, one window contains:
- the cobM gene encoding precorrin-4 C(11)-methyltransferase: MTAHFIGAGPGAPDLLTLRGRDLIAASPVCLYAGSLVPEGVLAHCPAGARIVNTAPLSLEQILEEIRTAHAAGHDVARLHSGDLSVWSAMGEQLRGLRALGIPYTVTPGVPSFAAAAATLEAELTLPGLSQSVVLTRTSGRASAMPETESLANFAATQAVLAIHLSIHVLPRVVAELSPHYGADCPVAVVWRASWPDERVVRATLATIKEAIGEGMERTALILVGHTLGDKDFDHSRLYAGDYDRRYRPLGTAPRFPAGTE, encoded by the coding sequence ATGACTGCTCACTTCATTGGCGCCGGCCCCGGCGCACCCGACCTTTTGACCCTGCGCGGGCGCGACCTGATTGCTGCCAGCCCTGTCTGCCTGTACGCGGGCTCGCTGGTGCCCGAGGGCGTGTTGGCCCACTGCCCCGCCGGTGCGCGCATCGTCAACACCGCGCCCCTGTCGCTGGAGCAAATCCTGGAGGAAATCCGCACCGCGCACGCTGCCGGGCACGACGTGGCTCGCCTGCATTCGGGTGACTTGTCGGTGTGGTCGGCCATGGGCGAGCAGCTGCGTGGCTTGCGTGCGCTTGGCATCCCCTACACCGTGACGCCGGGCGTGCCCTCGTTTGCCGCCGCTGCCGCCACACTGGAAGCCGAGCTGACGCTGCCGGGCCTGAGCCAATCGGTAGTGCTCACCCGCACCTCGGGCCGCGCATCGGCCATGCCCGAGACCGAGTCGCTGGCCAACTTTGCGGCCACGCAGGCGGTGCTGGCGATACACCTCTCCATTCATGTGCTACCGCGCGTGGTGGCCGAGCTGTCGCCCCACTACGGCGCGGACTGCCCGGTAGCCGTGGTCTGGCGCGCCAGCTGGCCGGACGAACGCGTGGTGCGCGCCACGCTGGCCACCATCAAAGAGGCAATAGGCGAAGGCATGGAACGCACCGCTTTGATCTTGGTGGGCCACACGCTGGGGGACAAAGACTTCGACCACAGCCGCCTCTACGCCGGCGACTACGACCGCCGCTACCGCCCGCTGGGCACCGCGCCCCGCTTTCCGGCAGGCACCGAATGA
- the cobF gene encoding precorrin-6A synthase (deacetylating): MTAHVTAAVNVGAKVELCLVGIGTGNPDHVTRQGVKALNAADLILVPHKGEGKADLAELRLALCQELVTNPATQVVQFDMPVRDAHDPDYPGAVNRWHDAIAEVWLAKIRTHLPEGGRVALLVWGDPSLYDSTLRIADRLALQLPLAVSVVPGITALQALTAAHAIALNDINAPVTITTGRQLRDHGWPESADTVAVMLDGHCAFQHLPPEGITIWWGAYLGMPQQICIAGPLAEVSERIQAERQAARAAHGWVMDIYLMRRVAS, translated from the coding sequence ATGACTGCCCATGTGACAGCCGCAGTGAATGTGGGCGCGAAGGTAGAGCTGTGCCTGGTCGGCATAGGCACCGGCAATCCCGACCATGTGACGCGCCAGGGCGTGAAAGCGCTGAACGCGGCGGACCTCATCCTCGTACCCCACAAAGGCGAAGGCAAGGCCGACCTGGCCGAGCTGCGGCTGGCCTTGTGCCAAGAGCTGGTCACCAACCCCGCCACGCAGGTGGTGCAGTTCGACATGCCGGTGCGCGACGCGCACGACCCGGACTACCCCGGCGCTGTGAACCGCTGGCACGACGCCATTGCCGAAGTGTGGCTGGCAAAAATCCGCACGCATTTGCCTGAAGGTGGGCGCGTGGCCCTGCTGGTGTGGGGCGATCCGTCTTTGTATGACAGCACCCTGCGCATTGCAGACCGGCTGGCGCTGCAACTGCCGCTGGCGGTGTCGGTGGTGCCCGGCATCACCGCGCTGCAAGCGCTGACTGCCGCCCACGCCATTGCGCTCAACGACATCAACGCCCCGGTCACCATCACCACCGGCCGCCAATTGCGCGACCACGGCTGGCCCGAAAGCGCCGACACGGTGGCTGTGATGCTGGACGGCCACTGTGCCTTCCAACACCTGCCGCCCGAGGGCATCACCATCTGGTGGGGGGCTTACCTGGGCATGCCCCAACAAATCTGCATCGCTGGCCCGCTGGCCGAAGTGAGCGAGCGGATTCAGGCGGAACGCCAGGCCGCGCGCGCGGCGCATGGGTGGGTGATGGATATTTATTTGATGAGGCGGGTGGCCAGCTGA
- a CDS encoding IS30 family transposase, with protein MKYRTRTYYTDSQKALMWERWKQGWTLHEIGKLFDRHHGSVRQILAETGGIRPPERRRSCLALTLAEREEISRAVVAGLSIRAIATTLGRAPSTVSREIKRNGGQENYRANQADQAAWNRGHRPKVCKLVHNRALARIVAMKLRMLWSPEQIAGWLKHTYPCDESHHVSHETIYRSLFIQARGALKKELLAHLRRTRGMRRSRHYTQKTAIHGQIIDAVSISERPLGVEDRAVPGHWEGDLVFGSGNSQIATLVERQTRYVMLVKLDGKDSQTVVSALIKNAQKLPQELYKSLTWDRGTEMHGHKKFTVATDIQVYFCDPQSPWQRGSNENTNGLLRQYMPKGMNLSGFSQVQLNAIARQLNERPRKTLGFHTPAEMFSECVASTG; from the coding sequence ATGAAGTATCGAACGCGAACCTACTACACAGACAGTCAGAAGGCGCTCATGTGGGAGCGCTGGAAGCAAGGGTGGACGCTGCACGAGATTGGCAAGCTATTTGATCGCCACCATGGATCGGTGCGCCAAATCCTGGCAGAGACAGGTGGAATCCGCCCACCAGAGCGTCGCCGTTCCTGTCTTGCACTGACGTTGGCAGAGCGTGAGGAGATTTCGCGTGCGGTGGTGGCTGGCTTGTCGATTCGAGCGATAGCGACGACGCTCGGACGTGCCCCTTCGACTGTCAGTCGTGAAATTAAGCGTAACGGCGGCCAAGAGAACTACCGCGCGAATCAAGCCGACCAAGCTGCATGGAATCGGGGGCATCGCCCCAAGGTCTGCAAGTTAGTGCATAACCGTGCCTTGGCTCGCATCGTGGCAATGAAGCTGCGGATGCTCTGGTCACCGGAACAGATCGCAGGCTGGCTCAAGCATACTTATCCGTGCGACGAAAGCCATCACGTGTCACACGAGACCATCTACCGCAGCCTGTTCATCCAAGCACGTGGCGCCTTGAAGAAGGAGCTTTTGGCCCATCTGAGGCGTACTCGTGGCATGCGTCGGTCTCGTCACTACACGCAGAAGACGGCAATCCACGGACAGATCATCGACGCTGTCTCGATCAGTGAGCGGCCACTCGGCGTTGAGGATCGAGCAGTACCTGGTCACTGGGAAGGGGACTTAGTCTTTGGCAGTGGCAATAGCCAGATCGCAACACTGGTTGAGCGTCAGACGCGGTACGTGATGCTAGTCAAACTCGATGGAAAAGACTCGCAAACAGTTGTCAGCGCGCTAATCAAGAACGCTCAAAAACTGCCGCAAGAGCTCTATAAGTCATTGACTTGGGACAGGGGTACGGAAATGCATGGACACAAGAAGTTCACCGTAGCCACCGACATCCAAGTCTACTTCTGCGATCCGCAAAGCCCATGGCAACGTGGAAGCAACGAGAACACGAATGGGTTGCTAAGACAGTACATGCCAAAGGGCATGAACCTCTCGGGTTTCTCTCAGGTTCAACTCAATGCAATTGCCAGACAATTGAATGAGAGGCCGCGCAAAACGCTCGGCTTCCATACACCCGCTGAAATGTTCAGCGAATGTGTTGCATCGACCGGTTGA
- a CDS encoding nucleotidyltransferase domain-containing protein codes for MQTIPPTLRGSGRPSRQTLDTAIRTEQLTPMTITRKSIPLNIARQLWAQCGGFCQNPSCNKPLFREVAEESVSLANVAHIIGHGSSGPRSDHELAEHIDRDGIPNLIMLCLECHKVVDELDKRFTVEEMQSWKAAHSGKIASLFSVPRIKDERALLTEVNDLLEENAALFRECGPYSESVLGGLGGDGLKVWKRRCLDTILPNNQRIIALIEGNKRNFPYPWDVYPKMLEYKIHVDAFQDNCLTDQKINDYKLFPRSFDYFVKTRLGIDSPPPQVVAQEELEFRYNTVKKFVEEILSDHSAITNLQELNRGTMLVELRDGRKLKVFVTNTYYFTDYTLERVLEVDPAVNAIICSSPAGQYSDSAKELCIERGIGLFMLGEFMGAIHQSGDQYLNFLLRADRERRMKELKQLSRQAVPPPRTRVFAFGSFIRRKHYQDVDLMIVYEEPADAVKLKEFEPELDRLIRKRVGEPDISVASVREFNALRFKYDNLSQVYP; via the coding sequence TTGCAAACCATCCCTCCGACGCTTCGCGGCTCCGGCCGTCCCTCACGTCAAACGTTAGACACCGCCATCCGTACCGAGCAGCTCACACCAATGACCATTACGCGAAAGTCAATTCCGCTAAATATTGCCCGGCAGCTGTGGGCACAGTGCGGCGGCTTCTGTCAGAACCCGTCCTGCAACAAGCCACTCTTTCGGGAGGTTGCAGAGGAGTCAGTCAGCCTTGCGAACGTAGCGCACATCATCGGACATGGAAGCTCTGGCCCGAGAAGCGATCATGAACTTGCAGAGCACATTGATAGGGATGGGATCCCTAACCTCATCATGCTCTGCCTGGAGTGTCACAAGGTGGTCGACGAGCTGGACAAACGCTTTACCGTCGAAGAAATGCAATCTTGGAAGGCCGCGCACTCGGGAAAAATCGCATCGCTATTTTCCGTCCCAAGGATCAAAGACGAGCGCGCCCTTCTGACTGAAGTCAATGATCTTCTCGAAGAGAACGCAGCATTGTTCCGAGAATGCGGCCCGTACTCAGAAAGCGTTCTTGGCGGCCTAGGCGGTGACGGCCTGAAGGTTTGGAAGAGGCGCTGCCTGGATACGATCCTTCCAAACAATCAAAGAATCATTGCTCTCATAGAAGGCAACAAGCGAAATTTCCCATATCCTTGGGACGTCTACCCAAAGATGCTTGAGTACAAGATTCATGTCGATGCCTTCCAAGACAACTGTTTAACTGATCAAAAGATCAACGACTACAAGCTGTTCCCGCGAAGTTTTGATTATTTCGTCAAGACGCGACTTGGTATTGACTCACCACCTCCTCAAGTTGTCGCCCAAGAAGAGCTGGAGTTCCGATACAACACGGTCAAAAAGTTCGTCGAAGAGATTCTTTCCGATCACAGTGCAATAACGAATCTCCAAGAGCTCAATCGCGGCACGATGCTCGTTGAACTCCGAGACGGACGAAAACTCAAGGTCTTCGTAACCAACACCTACTACTTCACCGACTACACGTTAGAGCGCGTTCTTGAGGTCGATCCTGCGGTCAACGCGATCATCTGCTCTAGCCCTGCCGGCCAGTATTCCGATTCGGCTAAAGAGTTGTGTATTGAGCGCGGAATCGGGCTCTTTATGCTCGGTGAGTTCATGGGTGCAATTCATCAGAGCGGGGACCAGTATTTAAACTTTTTGCTTCGAGCAGATCGCGAGCGACGAATGAAGGAACTCAAGCAATTAAGTCGACAGGCGGTCCCACCGCCAAGAACTCGAGTATTTGCTTTTGGCTCCTTCATACGCCGAAAGCACTACCAGGACGTTGATCTCATGATCGTGTACGAAGAGCCTGCGGACGCAGTCAAGCTGAAGGAATTCGAACCCGAACTTGATCGACTGATCCGCAAGCGAGTTGGCGAACCTGACATTTCCGTCGCTTCCGTCCGGGAGTTCAATGCCTTGCGCTTCAAGTACGACAACCTTTCGCAGGTTTATCCCTGA
- a CDS encoding vWA domain-containing protein, with amino-acid sequence MPAGAHAPAVAARAPSGPATPRGAIAWLPTLQAKGRNALAAQDLRWREPQAKPSTLHLLLLDTSGSMRQSGRLARAKGYAANVLEQAARAGDHVALLCFGGQGVELLVPPGPARRAAAVRVQQRGGGGGTPLAQAMAAADNLMAQHRRVRGTSASAASTVLWLLTDGRTLEQPRAPQGADQLVVVDFEEAKVRVGRCADWAARWGAEYRQGAWVL; translated from the coding sequence TTGCCAGCCGGTGCTCACGCACCTGCGGTAGCTGCGCGCGCGCCATCCGGCCCCGCAACACCACGCGGCGCCATCGCCTGGCTGCCCACCTTGCAAGCCAAAGGCCGCAACGCCTTGGCAGCGCAGGACCTCCGCTGGCGCGAGCCCCAAGCCAAACCAAGCACCTTGCACTTGCTGCTGCTGGACACGTCCGGCTCCATGCGCCAAAGCGGCCGCCTGGCGCGGGCCAAAGGCTACGCCGCTAATGTGCTGGAGCAGGCCGCCCGCGCGGGCGACCATGTGGCGCTGCTGTGCTTTGGCGGGCAGGGCGTGGAGCTGCTGGTGCCCCCCGGCCCCGCACGCCGCGCCGCCGCCGTGCGCGTGCAACAGCGCGGTGGCGGTGGCGGCACCCCTTTGGCGCAGGCCATGGCTGCCGCTGATAACCTCATGGCCCAGCACCGCCGTGTGCGCGGCACCAGTGCCAGCGCCGCGTCCACCGTGTTGTGGCTGCTGACCGATGGCCGCACCCTGGAGCAACCGCGCGCGCCACAGGGCGCCGACCAGTTGGTGGTGGTGGACTTTGAAGAGGCCAAAGTCCGGGTGGGGCGCTGTGCCGACTGGGCTGCGCGCTGGGGTGCGGAATACCGGCAGGGCGCATGGGTGCTATGA
- a CDS encoding ATP-binding protein, translated as MPLNPAVHPQLHTPASASAPEPVPFPFTALVGQQALQRALLLVAVDPGIGGVLIGGPRGTAKSTAARALAALLPQAPFVTLPLAASLEQLVGTLSIEDALQSGAVRLSPGLVARAHGGVLYVDEVNLLPDALVDALLDVAASGVNTVERDGISQRHAARFVLVGTMNPEEGELRPQLLDRFGLSVWLHNPTDAQQRQQIVRSRLLFDADPTAVAASHTDALQNLAASVLDAQALLPRVQWPDDAVAHAGALALAAGVDGVRADLVMLRAARASAALDGRDAVTVADVDAVAELALHHRRQVGAQQPTPPAAAPTAQKPQAPTQGQNASSAQPDSASAGSADGDWGAMPPMPVGTVRPAAAGVLPPKKA; from the coding sequence ATGCCCCTCAATCCTGCAGTTCATCCTCAATTGCACACCCCGGCATCCGCCAGCGCGCCCGAGCCAGTGCCTTTCCCCTTCACTGCGCTGGTGGGCCAGCAGGCCTTGCAGCGCGCCCTGCTGCTGGTGGCGGTAGACCCCGGCATTGGCGGGGTGCTCATTGGCGGGCCGCGTGGCACGGCCAAGTCCACCGCCGCACGCGCCTTGGCCGCCTTGCTGCCGCAGGCCCCGTTTGTCACCCTGCCACTGGCTGCCAGCCTGGAGCAGCTGGTGGGCACACTCAGCATTGAAGACGCCTTGCAAAGCGGCGCGGTGCGCCTCTCGCCCGGCCTGGTGGCGCGGGCGCATGGCGGCGTGCTGTATGTGGACGAGGTGAACTTGCTGCCCGACGCGCTGGTCGATGCCCTGCTGGACGTAGCCGCCAGCGGCGTGAACACCGTGGAGCGCGACGGCATCTCGCAGCGCCACGCCGCGCGCTTTGTGCTGGTGGGCACCATGAACCCAGAAGAGGGCGAACTGCGCCCCCAGCTGCTGGACCGCTTTGGCCTCTCGGTGTGGCTGCACAACCCCACCGATGCACAGCAGCGCCAGCAGATCGTGCGCAGCCGCTTGCTGTTTGATGCGGACCCCACAGCCGTGGCCGCCAGCCATACCGACGCCTTGCAAAACCTGGCCGCCAGCGTGCTGGACGCGCAAGCCCTGTTGCCCCGCGTGCAGTGGCCGGATGATGCAGTGGCCCACGCCGGAGCCCTGGCCCTGGCCGCCGGGGTGGATGGGGTGCGGGCCGATTTGGTCATGCTGCGCGCCGCCCGCGCATCGGCTGCGCTGGACGGGCGCGATGCGGTCACCGTGGCCGACGTAGACGCCGTGGCCGAGCTGGCCCTGCACCACCGCAGGCAGGTGGGGGCGCAACAGCCAACGCCCCCAGCAGCGGCACCCACGGCACAAAAACCCCAAGCCCCCACCCAAGGCCAAAACGCCAGCAGTGCTCAGCCCGACTCTGCCAGTGCCGGCAGTGCCGATGGCGATTGGGGCGCCATGCCCCCCATGCCTGTGGGCACCGTGCGGCCTGCGGCTGCAGGAGTGCTCCCGCCAAAAAAAGCCTGA
- the cobN gene encoding cobaltochelatase subunit CobN: MHLLSTRPGGHVEDDGNGIVRVEQTPGDIVVLTVADTTLSLLAEVASNLPADFPTVRLANLMWLRQPASTDLYMDDVLRHAKAIVIEHLGAPSDWAYIVDQVCESAAARGQWLAMVSGECVEDAQLLLRSTAAKDDCTHLWRCLREGGRANAENFYQLIAHAAFGRGERPAPAQVLPGAVRYEPLSQVAPWRDGAPTALLVFYKAHLQAGNTAAFDAMLAALAGEGLNTLALALDSLKNPESMALLQTMAAEHRVDVVLNATSFAVGSIDGKDAEGEGGAEVRPMLLAGDAPVLQLITAGCSQEQWQDDPHGLTPRDLAMQIVLPEVDGRIGTRPISFKGLAWRCERAEIDVVRYQPEPERMAYVAALASRWCALRYKKSSEKRVALVLANYPNDDSRLANGVGLDTPASTVVILQALQAAGYVTGEVPADSDALMADLTRGITNNLDANDARPVGQSLAMADYLQDFHALPAESQAAINALWGLPEQDPLVRHGRFMISGQRYGNVFVGNQPARGRDLDLVATYHDADLVPTHNYLAFYFWLRRAYAVDAVVHVGKHGNLEWLPGKSVALGAACWPDAILGPLPHLYPFIVNDPGEGAQAKRRTQAVIIDHLMPAMTRAETYGPLQQLEGRMDEYYEALSLDPRRAKLLRNSILEQVLADGLHTELGFTKPADDAEREALLRRLDAYLCEIKESQIRDGLHTFGQSPTGRQRVDTLVALARYPGGSGAAQASLTVALAQDLGLTDFDALSPDWASPWTGPRPEVLQALSVDPWRHAGHTRERLELLATRVVQDMAEPGSALPDGPVDAPESWPHTTQVLQRLQTVLAPRLDACGPNEITQLLRGLDGRFIPPGPSGAPSRGRPDVLPTGRNFYSVDTRAIPTQTAYAMGAKGADRVVERHLQDHGAYPTAMGLSVWGTSTMRTGGEDVAQAFSLLGVRPKWAAGSNRVTDIEVMPMTVLGRPRVDVTLRVSGFFRDAFPNVIDLFDTAVRAVAAISPEDEADDVNPIRMRVQAEAAQAQAAGHSDADAERASTWRVFGPRPGGYGAGLQASIASGNWTERSELAEAYLRAGAFAYGQSSDGAAATEAFAQRMAGLEAVLHNQDNREHDILDSGDYYQFMGGMAAAVEHLSGKTAALYHGDFSVPGAPHIRSLGEEVARVVRSRAVNPKWINGIKRHGYKGAFEMAATVDFLFAFDATTGVVADHQYALVADAYVHDDDTRAFLQQHNPGALRSIGERLLEAMQRGLWAEPGDHRERIQDHVLALDNQLEAS, encoded by the coding sequence ATGCATTTGCTTTCCACCCGCCCCGGCGGCCATGTCGAAGACGATGGCAATGGCATCGTGCGCGTGGAGCAAACGCCCGGAGACATCGTGGTGCTCACCGTCGCGGACACCACCTTGTCGCTCCTGGCCGAGGTGGCCAGCAATCTGCCCGCCGATTTCCCGACGGTGCGCTTGGCCAACCTGATGTGGCTGCGCCAGCCTGCGTCCACCGACCTGTACATGGACGATGTGCTGCGCCATGCCAAGGCCATCGTCATCGAACACCTGGGCGCCCCCAGCGACTGGGCCTACATCGTCGACCAGGTATGCGAATCCGCCGCCGCGCGTGGCCAGTGGCTGGCCATGGTGTCGGGCGAGTGCGTGGAAGACGCGCAGCTTTTGCTGCGCAGCACTGCGGCCAAAGACGACTGCACCCACCTCTGGCGCTGCCTGCGCGAAGGCGGGCGCGCCAATGCCGAGAACTTTTACCAGCTGATCGCCCATGCCGCCTTTGGCCGGGGCGAACGGCCTGCACCAGCGCAGGTGCTGCCCGGCGCGGTGCGCTACGAGCCCTTGAGCCAAGTGGCCCCGTGGCGCGACGGCGCGCCCACAGCCCTGCTGGTGTTTTACAAAGCCCATTTGCAAGCCGGCAACACCGCCGCGTTTGATGCCATGCTGGCCGCGCTGGCAGGGGAGGGGCTCAACACCCTGGCGCTGGCGCTGGACTCGCTCAAAAACCCCGAGAGCATGGCGCTGCTGCAAACCATGGCCGCAGAGCACCGGGTGGACGTGGTGCTCAACGCCACCAGCTTTGCCGTGGGCTCCATCGACGGCAAGGACGCGGAAGGAGAGGGTGGCGCCGAGGTGCGGCCCATGCTGCTCGCGGGCGATGCGCCGGTGCTGCAGCTCATCACCGCCGGTTGTTCGCAAGAACAGTGGCAAGACGACCCGCACGGCCTCACCCCGCGCGACCTGGCCATGCAAATTGTGCTGCCCGAGGTGGATGGCCGCATCGGCACCCGACCCATCAGCTTCAAGGGCCTGGCCTGGCGCTGTGAGCGCGCCGAGATTGATGTAGTGCGCTACCAGCCCGAGCCCGAGCGTATGGCCTATGTGGCCGCTCTCGCCAGCAGATGGTGCGCGCTGCGCTATAAAAAGAGTAGTGAAAAGCGCGTGGCGCTGGTGCTGGCCAACTATCCCAACGACGACTCGCGCTTGGCCAATGGCGTCGGGCTGGACACGCCCGCGTCCACGGTGGTCATCCTGCAAGCCTTGCAGGCCGCAGGCTACGTCACCGGCGAAGTGCCGGCTGACAGCGACGCCCTGATGGCCGACCTGACCCGCGGCATCACCAACAACCTGGACGCCAACGACGCCCGCCCTGTGGGGCAGAGCCTGGCCATGGCCGACTACCTGCAAGACTTCCACGCGCTGCCCGCCGAGAGCCAAGCCGCCATCAACGCGCTATGGGGCCTGCCGGAGCAGGACCCGCTGGTGCGCCATGGCCGCTTCATGATTTCGGGCCAACGCTATGGCAACGTGTTTGTGGGCAACCAGCCCGCCCGTGGGCGCGATCTGGACCTGGTCGCCACCTACCACGACGCTGATCTGGTGCCCACGCACAACTACCTGGCCTTTTACTTCTGGCTGCGCCGCGCCTACGCGGTGGACGCGGTGGTGCACGTGGGCAAGCACGGCAACCTGGAGTGGCTGCCCGGCAAAAGCGTGGCGCTGGGCGCGGCCTGTTGGCCCGACGCCATCCTGGGCCCGCTGCCGCACCTGTACCCCTTCATCGTCAACGACCCCGGAGAGGGCGCGCAAGCCAAGCGCCGCACCCAGGCCGTCATCATCGACCACCTCATGCCCGCCATGACCCGGGCCGAGACCTATGGGCCGCTGCAACAGCTCGAAGGCCGCATGGACGAGTATTACGAAGCCCTGTCCCTCGACCCGCGCCGCGCCAAGCTGCTGCGCAACAGCATCCTGGAGCAGGTGCTGGCCGATGGCTTGCACACCGAGCTGGGCTTTACCAAGCCTGCAGATGATGCTGAGCGCGAAGCGCTGCTGCGCCGTCTGGACGCCTACCTGTGCGAAATCAAAGAATCGCAAATCCGCGATGGCCTGCACACCTTCGGCCAGTCGCCCACCGGCCGTCAGCGGGTAGACACGCTGGTGGCGCTGGCCCGCTACCCCGGCGGCTCAGGTGCCGCCCAAGCCAGCCTAACGGTAGCCTTGGCGCAAGACTTGGGTCTGACGGACTTCGACGCCCTCAGCCCCGACTGGGCCTCACCCTGGACCGGCCCACGCCCCGAAGTGCTGCAAGCCCTGAGCGTTGACCCCTGGCGCCATGCCGGCCACACCCGCGAGCGCTTGGAGCTGCTGGCCACCCGCGTGGTGCAAGACATGGCAGAGCCGGGCAGTGCGCTGCCCGATGGCCCCGTGGATGCTCCCGAATCTTGGCCCCACACCACCCAGGTGCTGCAGCGCCTGCAAACGGTGCTGGCCCCGCGGCTGGACGCCTGTGGCCCCAATGAGATAACCCAGCTGCTGCGCGGGCTGGATGGCCGCTTCATCCCGCCGGGCCCCAGTGGCGCCCCCTCGCGTGGCCGGCCTGATGTGCTGCCCACCGGGCGCAACTTTTATTCGGTGGACACCCGCGCTATCCCCACCCAAACCGCCTACGCCATGGGCGCCAAGGGCGCAGACCGCGTGGTCGAGCGCCACCTGCAAGACCATGGCGCGTACCCCACGGCCATGGGCCTGTCGGTCTGGGGCACCAGCACCATGCGCACCGGCGGCGAAGACGTGGCCCAGGCCTTCTCGCTCTTGGGCGTGCGGCCCAAGTGGGCAGCGGGTAGCAACCGCGTTACCGACATCGAAGTCATGCCCATGACCGTGCTGGGCCGCCCGCGCGTGGATGTGACGCTGCGCGTGTCCGGCTTCTTTCGTGATGCCTTCCCCAACGTGATCGATTTGTTCGACACCGCCGTGCGCGCCGTGGCTGCCATCTCGCCTGAGGACGAGGCGGACGACGTCAACCCCATCCGCATGCGGGTGCAGGCCGAGGCTGCGCAGGCCCAGGCCGCCGGCCACAGCGATGCAGACGCCGAGCGCGCCTCCACCTGGCGCGTGTTCGGCCCCCGGCCCGGTGGCTATGGCGCGGGCTTGCAGGCTTCCATTGCCAGTGGCAACTGGACGGAGCGTTCCGAGCTGGCCGAGGCTTACCTTCGCGCCGGTGCCTTCGCTTATGGCCAGAGCAGCGACGGTGCTGCCGCCACCGAAGCCTTTGCCCAGCGCATGGCCGGCCTGGAAGCGGTGCTGCACAACCAGGACAACCGCGAGCACGACATCCTCGACTCCGGCGACTACTACCAGTTCATGGGCGGCATGGCCGCCGCGGTGGAGCACCTGAGCGGCAAGACGGCCGCGCTGTACCACGGCGACTTCAGCGTGCCCGGCGCACCGCACATCCGCAGCTTGGGCGAAGAAGTCGCCCGCGTGGTGCGCTCACGCGCCGTCAACCCCAAGTGGATCAACGGCATCAAGCGCCACGGCTACAAGGGCGCGTTTGAAATGGCCGCCACTGTGGACTTTTTGTTTGCCTTTGACGCCACCACCGGCGTGGTGGCCGACCACCAGTACGCATTGGTGGCCGACGCCTATGTGCATGACGACGACACCCGCGCCTTTTTACAACAACACAACCCCGGCGCCCTGCGCAGCATCGGCGAGCGCCTGTTGGAGGCCATGCAGCGCGGCCTGTGGGCCGAGCCCGGCGACCACCGCGAACGCATCCAGGACCATGTGCTGGCGCTCGACAACCAACTGGAAGCATCCTGA
- the cobW gene encoding cobalamin biosynthesis protein CobW, whose amino-acid sequence MQTRKIPATIVTGFLGSGKTTLLRKLLTNAQGRRIAVIVNEFGELGIDGELLRGCGIGCDENGEENGQLFELANGCLCCTVQEEFAPVMEQLAARRDQIDYLVIETSGLALPKPLVQAFQWPALRNAFTVDSVITVVDAPAVAAGTFAEDPVAVDALRRADDNLDHESPLAELFEDQLATADLVIVHKVEGMDAAALESVEATIRAEAPAGVKLVRASHGEVPMDVLLGLERAVEDVIDSRKTHHDEEEDHDHDEFDSLSLTLQVADRAKLIPALAALVQRHEIYRVKGFVTLPGAAMRLVVQGVGQRFDSYFDRAWRADETRATRLVFIGDHLDSATLQAELQAALA is encoded by the coding sequence ATGCAAACCCGCAAAATTCCCGCCACCATCGTCACCGGCTTTCTTGGCAGCGGCAAAACCACGCTCTTGCGCAAGTTGCTCACCAACGCGCAGGGCAGGCGCATTGCCGTCATCGTCAACGAGTTCGGCGAACTGGGCATTGATGGCGAGCTGCTGCGCGGCTGCGGCATTGGCTGCGATGAAAACGGTGAAGAAAACGGCCAGCTGTTCGAGCTGGCCAACGGTTGCCTGTGCTGCACCGTGCAAGAAGAGTTCGCCCCGGTGATGGAGCAACTGGCCGCCCGCCGCGACCAGATCGACTACCTTGTCATCGAAACCTCCGGCCTGGCCCTGCCCAAGCCACTGGTGCAAGCTTTCCAGTGGCCCGCGCTGCGCAACGCCTTTACCGTGGACTCGGTCATCACCGTGGTGGACGCGCCTGCAGTCGCTGCCGGAACCTTTGCCGAAGACCCGGTGGCCGTGGACGCTTTGCGCCGAGCCGACGACAACCTGGACCACGAATCCCCGCTGGCCGAGCTGTTTGAGGACCAGCTGGCCACGGCCGACCTGGTCATCGTGCACAAGGTGGAGGGCATGGATGCTGCGGCCCTCGAATCGGTCGAGGCCACCATCCGCGCCGAAGCTCCCGCTGGCGTGAAGCTGGTGCGCGCCTCGCACGGCGAGGTGCCCATGGACGTGCTGCTGGGCCTGGAGCGCGCGGTGGAAGACGTGATCGACTCCCGCAAAACCCACCACGACGAGGAAGAAGACCACGACCACGACGAGTTCGACTCCCTGTCCCTCACCCTGCAAGTCGCCGACCGCGCCAAGCTCATCCCGGCACTCGCCGCGCTGGTGCAGCGCCACGAGATTTACCGCGTCAAAGGCTTTGTGACCCTGCCCGGTGCGGCCATGCGTCTGGTGGTGCAGGGCGTGGGCCAGCGTTTTGACAGCTACTTTGACCGCGCCTGGCGTGCTGATGAAACCCGTGCAACACGTTTGGTGTTCATTGGCGACCACCTGGACTCGGCCACGCTGCAGGCTGAGCTGCAAGCTGCGTTGGCATAA